A single genomic interval of Arthrobacter globiformis harbors:
- a CDS encoding S8 family serine peptidase: MTRATARLRRTVSALLSAVLAGGIAASAVATAPAAQADSWRDKEYWLKEAGITKAWEVSKGANVKVAVIDSGVDGSHPDLKGVLAGGHDVSGAGAPDGEKSIGAKPEHGTLVATMLAGRGHQAPKKTSASSKPSQNATATASKAMPDGIIGVAPEAQILSVSTWLGSANPGGKSDQDQIPEAVRWAVDSGAKVINISLGSTSPEWPQSWDAAFLYAEQKDVVIVAAAGNRVGGNVQVGAPATIPGVLTVAGVDRTGQASTDSSSQGISIGVAAPAEKLAGGLPGGSYAEWAGTSGATPIVSGVAALIRSKWPEMSAKQVINRIVSTAKDEGAPGKDPLYGFGVLNAEAALKDDVAETKANPLGSIAEWIRVHRRGNFATPAPEPTAGVPTPQATLPKATVPVAVPPSQLDSALPAAVVIGFGALFIAIIAAGAVQLRRAYRASGGGVDEPETGAVTRVDPADRPS, translated from the coding sequence ATGACCAGAGCAACAGCCCGGCTTCGCCGGACGGTCTCGGCCCTTCTGTCCGCGGTGCTTGCCGGTGGCATCGCCGCGTCCGCCGTCGCCACCGCACCGGCCGCGCAGGCCGATTCCTGGCGGGACAAGGAGTACTGGCTCAAGGAAGCCGGCATCACCAAGGCCTGGGAAGTCTCCAAAGGCGCCAACGTGAAGGTCGCTGTGATCGACAGCGGCGTGGACGGAAGCCATCCTGACCTCAAGGGCGTGCTGGCCGGCGGCCATGACGTTTCCGGTGCCGGCGCCCCCGACGGCGAGAAGAGCATCGGTGCCAAGCCCGAGCACGGCACACTCGTGGCCACCATGCTTGCGGGCCGCGGGCACCAGGCGCCGAAGAAGACGTCGGCCAGCTCCAAGCCCTCCCAGAACGCCACCGCGACGGCATCCAAAGCCATGCCGGACGGCATTATCGGCGTGGCGCCCGAGGCGCAGATCCTCTCCGTATCCACTTGGCTGGGATCGGCCAACCCTGGCGGCAAGAGCGACCAGGACCAGATCCCGGAGGCTGTGCGCTGGGCGGTGGACAGTGGCGCAAAGGTCATCAACATTTCGCTGGGCAGCACGTCGCCGGAGTGGCCGCAAAGCTGGGACGCCGCCTTTCTGTACGCCGAGCAGAAGGACGTGGTCATCGTGGCCGCGGCCGGTAACCGCGTCGGCGGCAACGTGCAGGTGGGGGCTCCGGCCACCATCCCCGGCGTGCTGACCGTTGCCGGCGTGGACCGGACCGGACAGGCGAGCACCGATTCCTCCTCCCAGGGCATCAGCATCGGCGTGGCCGCGCCGGCGGAGAAGCTCGCCGGCGGACTGCCCGGCGGCAGCTACGCGGAATGGGCCGGCACGTCCGGTGCCACCCCCATCGTCTCCGGCGTTGCGGCGCTGATCCGCTCCAAGTGGCCGGAGATGAGTGCCAAGCAGGTCATCAACAGGATCGTCTCCACCGCCAAGGACGAGGGCGCGCCGGGCAAGGACCCGCTGTACGGCTTCGGGGTCCTCAATGCGGAGGCTGCGCTCAAGGACGATGTGGCCGAAACGAAGGCCAACCCGCTGGGTTCCATCGCGGAGTGGATCCGTGTCCACCGGCGCGGGAACTTTGCCACTCCCGCGCCCGAGCCGACGGCAGGGGTGCCCACCCCGCAGGCTACGCTGCCCAAGGCGACGGTGCCGGTCGCCGTGCCGCCGTCACAGCTGGACAGTGCGTTGCCGGCGGCAGTGGTCATCGGGTTCGGCGCGCTCTTCATAGCCATTATTGCGGCGGGTGCTGTCCAGTTGAGGCGGGCCTATCGTGCGTCGGGCGGGGGAGTGGACGAGCCGGAGACTGGCGCGGTCACGAGGGTGGATCCGGCAGACCGGCCAAGTTAG
- a CDS encoding DUF501 domain-containing protein, with protein MDDNTATAPGDARQPSAQDLDVLSRQLGRPVRDVVEIPARCVCGNPLVAATSPRLSNGTPFPTTFYLTHPVITSAVSRLEAGGLMNDMNDRLAADESLAASYQAAHEAYLAARAAIGARSGIGDVPEIDGVSAGGMPTRVKCLHVLVGHSLAAGAGVNPLGDEAIAAISEWWTADRCHCEGAWDTAGEAPSRDLSRHGPQGLPDIVGRPAPVRKSKTDAAEAGA; from the coding sequence GTGGACGACAACACGGCAACCGCCCCCGGTGACGCCAGGCAGCCATCAGCACAGGACCTCGACGTGCTCAGCCGCCAGCTTGGGAGGCCGGTGCGCGACGTTGTGGAAATCCCGGCGCGCTGCGTCTGCGGGAACCCGCTTGTGGCCGCGACATCCCCGCGCCTCAGCAACGGAACTCCCTTCCCCACCACGTTCTACCTGACGCACCCCGTCATCACGTCAGCGGTCTCCCGGCTTGAGGCCGGCGGCCTCATGAACGACATGAATGACCGGCTTGCCGCCGACGAGTCCCTGGCAGCCTCCTACCAAGCGGCGCATGAGGCATACCTGGCTGCCCGTGCCGCCATCGGGGCACGGTCGGGGATCGGCGACGTCCCGGAGATCGACGGCGTCTCGGCGGGCGGCATGCCCACCCGAGTCAAGTGCCTGCACGTCCTGGTGGGACACTCGCTGGCCGCCGGTGCGGGCGTGAATCCGCTGGGCGACGAAGCCATCGCAGCCATCAGCGAATGGTGGACCGCCGACCGCTGCCACTGCGAGGGTGCATGGGACACGGCCGGCGAGGCGCCGTCCAGGGACCTCAGCCGCCACGGGCCGCAGGGACTGCCGGATATCGTCGGCCGGCCGGCGCCCGTCCGCAAATCCAAGACGGACGCAGCGGAGGCAGGCGCATGA
- a CDS encoding FtsB family cell division protein, whose translation MATRRPKVPRVTPPAQQPSAGSAGGDVIQADFRGPRSAQATHEAGTGTAHETKAAGRANGAGIQSGVAAKTGTGSRGATGASTTGAGAKGSGTRGTGSEAGAAPKAGAGTQASAGKTGSSRGKSGSSAVTAGEDNLDPVPAKAFSGRMLALAVVMVAITIMLAPTVKIFIDKRAEIAALESDISDSKADQDNLKRQVSRWQDPNYVKQQARDRINMVMPGETGYWVFGSDLPAGASGSQPSAAETQDPADVPWVDSLWESIRRSATD comes from the coding sequence ATGGCTACCCGCCGTCCCAAAGTTCCCAGGGTGACCCCACCAGCACAGCAGCCCTCCGCCGGCTCTGCCGGGGGAGACGTTATCCAGGCGGACTTCCGCGGCCCCCGCTCGGCGCAAGCCACCCACGAAGCCGGAACGGGAACGGCACACGAGACCAAGGCAGCGGGCAGGGCCAACGGCGCTGGTATCCAATCTGGCGTTGCTGCGAAGACTGGCACGGGTTCCAGGGGCGCCACGGGCGCGAGTACCACAGGCGCCGGTGCGAAGGGCTCAGGTACGAGGGGCACCGGTTCAGAGGCTGGCGCTGCCCCAAAAGCTGGCGCGGGCACCCAGGCTAGCGCCGGAAAGACAGGCAGCAGCCGCGGAAAGTCCGGATCATCCGCCGTCACCGCCGGGGAAGACAACCTCGACCCTGTTCCTGCCAAGGCGTTCTCCGGCCGCATGCTGGCGCTGGCCGTGGTGATGGTTGCCATCACCATCATGCTGGCCCCCACCGTGAAGATCTTCATCGACAAGCGGGCAGAAATCGCGGCCCTGGAGTCGGACATCTCGGACAGCAAGGCGGACCAGGACAACCTCAAACGGCAGGTCTCGCGCTGGCAGGACCCCAACTATGTCAAGCAGCAGGCACGCGATCGCATTAACATGGTTATGCCGGGTGAGACCGGCTACTGGGTTTTCGGCAGCGACCTGCCGGCCGGCGCATCAGGCAGCCAGCCCAGTGCTGCAGAAACACAAGACCCCGCCGACGTGCCCTGGGTGGATTCCCTCTGGGAGTCCATCAGGCGCTCGGCAACAGACTAG